A genomic segment from Pseudoduganella chitinolytica encodes:
- the rpsK gene encoding 30S ribosomal protein S11, which yields MAKQQSSAAAARVRKKVKKNVAEGIAHVHASFNNTIITITDRQGNALSWATSGGAGFKGSRKSTPFAAQVAAEAAGKVAQECGVKNLEVRIKGPGPGRESAVRALNNLGIKITEIQDVTPVPHNGCRPPKRRRI from the coding sequence ATGGCTAAGCAACAAAGCAGCGCAGCAGCAGCGCGCGTTCGTAAGAAGGTCAAAAAGAACGTCGCTGAAGGCATCGCACACGTGCACGCTTCCTTCAACAACACGATCATCACGATCACCGACCGCCAGGGCAACGCCCTGTCGTGGGCGACCTCGGGTGGTGCCGGCTTCAAGGGCTCCCGTAAGTCGACCCCGTTCGCAGCGCAGGTTGCTGCTGAAGCGGCTGGTAAAGTTGCTCAGGAATGCGGCGTGAAGAACCTGGAAGTCCGTATCAAGGGCCCAGGTCCTGGCCGTGAATCCGCTGTTCGCGCACTGAACAACCTGGGTATCAAGATCACCGAGATCCAGGACGTGACGCCAGTGCCGCACAACGGCTGCCGTCCTCCGAAGCGTCGTCGTATCTAA
- the rpsM gene encoding 30S ribosomal protein S13 — protein sequence MARIAGVNIPNHQHTVIGLTAIYGVGRPRAQFICAQTGVPTNKKIKDLDDSELEKLRDEIGKFVVEGDLRRELSMNIKRLMDLGCYRGMRHRKGLPVRGQRTRTNARTRKGPRKAAQSLKK from the coding sequence ATGGCACGTATTGCAGGGGTTAACATCCCAAATCATCAGCACACCGTGATCGGCCTGACGGCAATCTACGGCGTGGGCCGCCCACGTGCGCAGTTCATCTGCGCCCAGACGGGTGTTCCAACCAACAAGAAGATCAAAGACCTGGACGACAGCGAGCTGGAAAAGCTGCGTGACGAAATCGGCAAGTTCGTAGTAGAAGGCGATCTGCGCCGCGAACTGTCGATGAACATCAAGCGTCTGATGGATCTGGGTTGCTACCGCGGCATGCGTCACCGTAAGGGCCTGCCGGTCCGCGGTCAGCGCACCCGCACCAATGCGCGTACCCGCAAAGGTCCGCGCAAAGCCGCACAATCGCTGAAGAAATAA
- the rpsD gene encoding 30S ribosomal protein S4, with translation MARYIGPKAKLSRREGTDLFLKSARRSLDSKCKLDVKPGQHGVKSGARTSDYGNQLREKQKVKRMYGILERQFRRYFAEADRRKGNTGETLLSLLETRLDNVAYRMGFGSTRAEARQLVSHKAFTVNGNVVNIASYAVKIGDVIAVREKAKKQTRIVEALSLAEQVGMPAWVSVDSKKMEGTFKSLPERSEIANDVNESLIVELYSR, from the coding sequence GTGGCACGTTATATCGGACCAAAAGCAAAGCTGTCCCGCCGTGAAGGCACCGACCTGTTCCTGAAGAGCGCCCGTCGCTCGCTGGATTCCAAGTGCAAACTGGACGTCAAGCCAGGCCAGCACGGCGTGAAGTCGGGTGCCCGCACCTCCGACTACGGCAACCAGCTGCGCGAAAAGCAGAAGGTCAAGCGTATGTACGGCATCCTGGAACGTCAGTTCCGCCGCTACTTCGCCGAAGCCGACCGTCGCAAGGGCAACACCGGTGAGACGCTGCTGTCCCTGCTGGAAACCCGCCTGGACAACGTCGCCTACCGCATGGGCTTCGGCTCGACCCGCGCTGAAGCGCGTCAGCTGGTGTCGCACAAAGCCTTCACCGTGAACGGCAACGTCGTGAACATCGCTTCCTACGCTGTCAAGATCGGCGACGTCATCGCCGTGCGCGAAAAGGCCAAGAAGCAGACCCGTATCGTCGAAGCGCTGTCGCTGGCCGAACAAGTCGGCATGCCGGCATGGGTGTCCGTGGATTCCAAGAAAATGGAAGGCACGTTCAAGTCCCTGCCAGAGCGTAGCGAGATCGCCAACGACGTCAACGAATCGCTGATCGTCGAACTGTACTCGCGTTAA